The Streptococcus parasanguinis genomic sequence AAACCCTACTGGAACTTACTACGAACTTGATTATGGTCGCAAAGCTAACTGATGTCGCCAAACTCGCCGGTGTCAGCCCTACTACTGTCTCACGGGTCATCAATAAAAAAGGATACCTGTCTGAAAAAACGATCCAAAAAGTCCAAGAAGCCATGCGAGAATTGGGCTATAAACCTAACAATGTTGCTCGTAGCCTCCAAGGAAAATCAGCCAAGTTAGTCGGCTTGATCTTTCCCAACATCAGCAATGTTTTCTATGCTGAATTAATCGACAAACTAGAGCACCAACTCTTCAAACACGGCTATAAAACCATCATCTGCAATAGTGAACACGACTCCGAAAAAGAGCGCGAATATATTGAGATGTTGGAGGCTAACCAGGTAGATGGCATCATTTCAGGAAGTCATAATTTGGGCATTGAAGATTACAACCGGGTAACTGCTCCTATCATTGCTTTTGACCGCAACCTCTCCCCAGAAATTCCGGTTGTCTCTTCAGACAACTACGCTGGCGGGGTGCTTGCAGCAGAAACTTTAGTAAAAACCGGAGCCCGAAATATTATCATGATCACAGGGAATGACAACTCCAACTCCCCAACAGGCTTGCGTCATGCGGGATTTGCATCGGTTCTAGCCGAGTCCATGATCATTAATGTTTCCAGTGATTTCTCCCCTATTCGCAAAGAAATGGAAATCAAACAGATTTTAACCCACCACAAACCAGATGCCATTTTTGCCTCCGATGATTTGACGGCGATCTTGATCATGAAAGTCGCTAGAGAATTAGATATTCAGATTCCTCAGGATTTGAAAGTGATTGGTTATGATGGAACCCAGTTCATCGAGACCTATACAC encodes the following:
- a CDS encoding LacI family DNA-binding transcriptional regulator; its protein translation is MVAKLTDVAKLAGVSPTTVSRVINKKGYLSEKTIQKVQEAMRELGYKPNNVARSLQGKSAKLVGLIFPNISNVFYAELIDKLEHQLFKHGYKTIICNSEHDSEKEREYIEMLEANQVDGIISGSHNLGIEDYNRVTAPIIAFDRNLSPEIPVVSSDNYAGGVLAAETLVKTGARNIIMITGNDNSNSPTGLRHAGFASVLAESMIINVSSDFSPIRKEMEIKQILTHHKPDAIFASDDLTAILIMKVARELDIQIPQDLKVIGYDGTQFIETYTPELTTIQQPLEDIAILMVDLLLQKIEGKKVATTGYSLPVSLHSGKSI